One window of Pelobates fuscus isolate aPelFus1 chromosome 9, aPelFus1.pri, whole genome shotgun sequence genomic DNA carries:
- the LOC134573604 gene encoding uncharacterized protein LOC134573604, translating into MALGLRLVFLMALMASCANGFCNKPLKQSILRNNKILNEKSTDKKSSILDLSLSDKLKNQSPNIGVQQTLTEEVDVIIAIPQTAKNNNTVTSTTLQMGQNNILYSVVAVSDKTMYSNCHTSSCKKEAIMPELVVSVVMGTGTNKTQVFFSNVTDQSLLLNIEIGSTMSVRPVISSGAINTATIRVNITVVSNKTCVGKYRSVSFPQIQSVHPAVHT; encoded by the exons TGGCATCATGTGCAAACG GATTCTGCAACAAGCCACTTAAACAATCCATCTTGAGAAATAACAAAATTCTTAATGAAAAATCAACCGACAAGAAATCTTCAATACTGGACCTGAGCTTGTCCGATAAACTCAAAAATCAGAGCCCAAATATTGGGGTGCAGCAGACGCTAACGGAAGAAGTGGATGTTATTATTGCTATACCACAAACTGCAAAAAATAACAATACTGTTACATCTACTACATTGCAAATGGgacaaaataatattttgtatAGTGTGGTTGCTGTGAGCGATAAGACTATGTACAGCAATTGTCACACTAGCTCCTGTAAGAAGGAGGCCATAATGCCGGAACTGGTCGTAAGTGTGGTTATGGGAACCGGGACTAATAAAACACAAGTCTTCTTTTCCAACGTGACCGATCAGTCACTTTTACTGAACATAGAAATTGGTTCTACTATGAGTGTGAGGCCAGTTATAAGTTCTGGTGCCATCAATACCGCCACGATCCGTGTAAATATTACTGTAGTCAGCAATAAGACATGCGTAGGTAAATATAGAAGTGTATCGTTTCCTCAAA TTCAATCAGTTCATCCAGCAGTCCACACGTGA